One stretch of Brevibacillus laterosporus DNA includes these proteins:
- a CDS encoding carbohydrate ABC transporter permease produces MKQVGHLSLKAIEWMLLLAVSLIFVFPFLWMALTAFKTLPEVFQFPPTWWPESLQFQNFLIAWSSGPFFTYLLNSTLVAVGVLFLQILTAVPAAYAFARYRFRGRNLLFGLTLIALMIPPQVIFLPIYVEMSHWGLVNTLWSLILPYGASAFGIFLLRQAFMQVPDEVIEAARLDNASEWKIMWTIMAPMAKHVLVTFGLFSFIYHWNDYFWPLIMTNSNEVRTLPIGISMLKAADGGSQWNVVMAGNMVLVFPILLIFFFAQRHIISAFVYQSK; encoded by the coding sequence GTGAAGCAAGTCGGACACCTTTCGCTTAAAGCGATTGAATGGATGCTGTTACTAGCAGTTTCGCTCATCTTTGTCTTTCCTTTCCTATGGATGGCGTTGACTGCTTTTAAAACATTGCCGGAGGTCTTTCAATTTCCACCTACCTGGTGGCCCGAATCTTTGCAGTTTCAAAACTTTTTAATCGCTTGGAGCTCAGGTCCATTCTTTACATATTTACTAAACAGTACATTGGTAGCGGTTGGAGTTTTATTTCTTCAGATTTTAACCGCTGTACCTGCTGCCTATGCTTTTGCAAGGTATCGGTTTCGGGGAAGGAACCTCTTGTTTGGATTAACTCTGATTGCTCTAATGATTCCGCCTCAAGTCATCTTTCTACCTATCTACGTGGAGATGAGTCATTGGGGGCTAGTAAACACGTTATGGTCACTGATTTTACCTTATGGAGCGAGTGCCTTCGGTATCTTTTTATTACGTCAAGCCTTTATGCAGGTACCAGATGAGGTAATCGAAGCGGCACGACTAGATAATGCATCTGAATGGAAAATCATGTGGACCATCATGGCACCTATGGCGAAGCATGTGCTGGTTACATTTGGACTGTTTAGTTTTATCTATCACTGGAATGATTACTTCTGGCCGCTCATCATGACCAATAGTAACGAGGTACGCACATTGCCTATCGGAATCTCCATGCTCAAAGCGGCGGATGGTGGTAGCCAATGGAATGTGGTGATGGCGGGAAATATGGTTTTGGTGTTCCCTATTCTGTTGATTTTCTTTTTTGCTCAACGCCATATTATTAGCGCGTTTGTCTACCAATCAAAATAA
- a CDS encoding ABC transporter ATP-binding protein — MAEVVLKQVVKSYQHQQVVKGMDLVIPEGSFTVLVGPSGCGKSTTLRMIAGLESVTEGEIWIGNQKVNDVPPGKRDLAMVFQNYALYPTMTVFDNIGFGLRNRGVSKKECKVLVEEIAEIVGLQDYLNRKPAQLSGGQRQRVALARAMVKKPKVFLMDEPLSNLDAKLRNQMRVELTSLHKQLGTTFVYVTHDQVEAMTMGDQIVVMSEGEIKQVASPINLYHEPENLFVAQFIGSPSMNICQQRERTGMIAGFRPEKVMIKTEQVVAQHEQHSSQATISGFSSKGNIISREILGSDVLYYIETDSERIIVKKEADQLFHIGAEVMVSVLPEHLYFFDPTTGMRKNPPQLPYQKSAIAGGLV; from the coding sequence GTGGCAGAGGTTGTGCTAAAGCAAGTGGTGAAATCCTATCAACATCAACAGGTCGTAAAGGGAATGGATTTAGTGATTCCTGAGGGCTCTTTTACGGTTCTGGTCGGTCCTTCCGGCTGCGGTAAATCAACTACACTGCGGATGATAGCGGGACTTGAGAGCGTGACGGAAGGAGAGATCTGGATAGGTAATCAGAAGGTGAACGATGTGCCACCAGGTAAGCGAGATTTGGCCATGGTATTTCAAAACTACGCGCTGTATCCTACCATGACTGTCTTTGACAACATTGGCTTTGGATTGAGAAACCGTGGTGTTTCCAAAAAAGAGTGCAAGGTATTGGTAGAGGAGATTGCTGAAATCGTGGGACTACAGGATTATTTGAATCGTAAGCCAGCTCAGCTATCAGGCGGCCAGCGCCAACGAGTGGCATTAGCCAGAGCGATGGTCAAAAAACCAAAGGTGTTTCTCATGGATGAGCCATTATCTAATCTAGATGCTAAATTGCGGAACCAGATGCGAGTAGAATTAACTAGTTTGCATAAGCAACTAGGTACGACATTCGTATATGTGACACATGATCAGGTAGAAGCAATGACGATGGGGGATCAGATTGTCGTCATGAGCGAGGGGGAAATTAAGCAGGTGGCATCTCCTATCAATCTCTACCATGAACCAGAGAATCTGTTTGTTGCGCAGTTTATCGGTTCACCTTCCATGAACATTTGCCAACAGAGGGAACGAACAGGGATGATAGCAGGTTTTCGCCCGGAAAAAGTAATGATAAAGACAGAACAAGTAGTGGCTCAACATGAACAACATTCCTCACAGGCGACTATTTCGGGTTTCTCTAGTAAAGGCAATATTATTTCACGTGAAATACTCGGTTCTGATGTCTTGTATTACATAGAAACTGATTCGGAGCGAATCATTGTCAAGAAGGAGGCGGATCAACTTTTTCATATAGGAGCAGAAGTCATGGTATCAGTGCTTCCAGAACACCTCTATTTCTTTGACCCAACAACAGGAATGCGAAAGAATCCTCCTCAACTACCTTACCAAAAATCAGCAATCGCAGGAGGATTGGTGTGA
- a CDS encoding HAD family hydrolase codes for MKNCSSLLFDLDGTLLDSREGVVDAVYHTIEEHCPSLFTRAEITDRFGEALEEFLDAVEIRIHEHQGQKVARLDQSQPNNLKLWDRAAYSKDYFAYMEKNHNRQVHLFPFVREGLEALRQKGFQLAVVTNKQREFALQGLEMGGILHVMDTVITLDDVALGKPSPEPIQKAIADLCATPEKTLMIGDSKYDLLSARAAGVHSVLLEWYGVGQRMQEKPDYRFSTFQMFVNELLLTSVQRKGE; via the coding sequence CTATTTGATTTAGATGGAACCTTGCTTGATAGCAGAGAAGGAGTGGTAGACGCGGTTTATCACACGATAGAGGAGCATTGCCCTAGTTTGTTTACGAGAGCAGAAATAACAGATCGGTTTGGAGAAGCTTTGGAAGAATTCTTAGATGCGGTAGAAATAAGAATACATGAACATCAGGGACAAAAGGTTGCACGACTTGACCAGTCACAGCCAAATAATCTAAAGCTTTGGGATCGAGCAGCATATAGCAAAGATTATTTTGCCTACATGGAAAAGAATCATAACAGGCAAGTACATTTATTTCCGTTTGTGAGAGAAGGGCTAGAGGCTCTTCGACAAAAAGGGTTTCAATTGGCAGTTGTCACGAATAAACAACGTGAGTTTGCGCTCCAAGGCTTAGAAATGGGAGGCATCTTACACGTAATGGACACGGTGATCACGCTCGATGATGTAGCCCTTGGTAAACCCTCTCCTGAACCGATACAGAAGGCGATAGCAGACTTATGTGCTACGCCTGAAAAGACGCTGATGATAGGCGACAGCAAGTATGATCTCTTATCTGCTCGTGCGGCTGGTGTGCATAGCGTGTTATTGGAGTGGTATGGAGTAGGTCAGCGAATGCAAGAAAAGCCTGATTATCGATTTTCAACATTCCAAATGTTTGTCAATGAACTATTGCTAACCAGTGTACAAAGAAAGGGTGAGTAG
- a CDS encoding sugar ABC transporter permease yields MEKVATTQTKPLPNPSVWSRERMVKTKFFENVRPYAYITPALLFFTLFFFFPIGYMIYLSFHDWSLLNLDAIEWVGFANFRELLSEPDFHLVFLNTIVFTFGTVSISILLAFFLALWLNRTAKIYGIMQAAVFSPHIISLVSVSMLWMWLMDPQYGLLNALLEFIGLPAYSWLSDTKSAMISLILVSVWKGVGYNTLVFIAGLQSIPKDLYEAAALDQASKWNTLQKITLPMLSPTLFFLTVINIISSFQVFDTIYIMTQGGPVNSTNMLVFYIYEQGMDFYNGGIASAASVLLLGLIGVVTFLHFLFMEKRVHYR; encoded by the coding sequence ATGGAAAAGGTGGCTACAACACAAACCAAACCGTTGCCTAATCCATCGGTCTGGTCTAGGGAACGGATGGTGAAAACGAAATTTTTTGAGAATGTACGTCCATATGCATACATTACTCCTGCTCTGTTGTTTTTTACGCTCTTTTTCTTCTTTCCGATCGGTTACATGATTTATCTTAGCTTTCATGATTGGTCGCTACTTAATTTGGATGCTATCGAGTGGGTAGGTTTTGCCAACTTTCGAGAGCTACTAAGTGAACCAGATTTTCACCTAGTCTTCTTAAATACCATTGTGTTTACTTTTGGCACTGTGTCTATCAGCATATTGTTAGCTTTTTTCCTGGCACTTTGGCTAAATCGAACAGCTAAGATTTACGGAATTATGCAAGCTGCTGTTTTTAGCCCTCATATCATTTCATTGGTGTCAGTATCTATGCTGTGGATGTGGCTCATGGACCCCCAATATGGCTTGTTGAACGCCCTGTTGGAATTCATCGGATTACCTGCTTATTCATGGCTTAGTGATACAAAAAGCGCTATGATTTCGCTTATTCTAGTTAGCGTTTGGAAAGGAGTAGGATATAACACGCTAGTCTTTATTGCAGGACTGCAAAGTATTCCGAAAGATCTCTATGAAGCTGCCGCGTTAGATCAAGCGAGCAAATGGAACACGCTACAAAAGATTACACTTCCCATGCTGTCACCGACCTTGTTTTTCCTGACAGTCATTAACATAATCTCCTCTTTTCAAGTTTTCGACACCATTTACATCATGACGCAAGGAGGGCCTGTTAACAGCACAAATATGCTGGTCTTTTATATCTATGAGCAGGGAATGGATTTTTATAATGGAGGAATTGCCTCTGCGGCCTCTGTCTTACTATTAGGACTCATCGGAGTTGTCACTTTCCTGCACTTTTTATTTATGGAAAAACGTGTTCACTACCGCTAG
- a CDS encoding ABC transporter substrate-binding protein: MKKWGLSILMCTVGLSGMLAGCAQQQATGTKEQGTQPKQEATAPSQPVEIDFWYAVGGHNGEMVQKLVKEFNRTHKDIVVKPSYQGSYYENHTKVLSAVTAGNQPDVTMVEIASIGAFADAKVLEDLGPYAAGEEKKYNPGLMGNSYWNEKLYAIPFNRSTPLLYVNRDLLKKEGLDPNGPKTWDELRSFSQKLTKKDGGKTKIYGFSTPIDIWFYEALVFESGGQILSEDGKSLVINTEAGKAPLEFWMSMLKEGIMKAPPGEKYNAWDVVAQDFLNQQVGMIFTTTGELKGMREKAKFDVGTAFLPANKDFGVPTGGANLVILQKSSDAEKKAAWEFVKWITDTPQTSVWSAETGYMPVTSDAIQSAEMKKVYEQDPNFQVAVKQLEYGKPRPMVPGYKELQEVIMTEIQRIILGQATIDEALLKAVEKGQKLLKK; the protein is encoded by the coding sequence GTGAAAAAGTGGGGCTTATCTATTCTGATGTGTACAGTAGGTTTGTCGGGAATGCTGGCGGGATGTGCTCAGCAGCAAGCAACAGGAACAAAAGAACAGGGGACACAACCAAAGCAGGAAGCAACGGCACCTAGTCAGCCTGTCGAGATTGATTTTTGGTATGCAGTAGGCGGTCACAACGGGGAAATGGTGCAAAAGCTGGTGAAAGAGTTTAATCGAACTCATAAGGATATTGTAGTCAAGCCTTCCTATCAAGGAAGCTACTACGAGAATCATACGAAGGTACTATCAGCAGTAACAGCGGGGAATCAGCCTGACGTTACTATGGTTGAGATTGCTTCCATTGGCGCTTTTGCTGATGCGAAGGTATTAGAGGATCTAGGGCCATATGCCGCAGGAGAAGAGAAGAAATACAATCCTGGTCTCATGGGCAACTCCTATTGGAATGAGAAATTATATGCCATTCCGTTTAATCGCTCCACTCCTTTGCTATACGTTAATCGAGATTTGCTGAAAAAGGAAGGACTTGATCCTAATGGGCCAAAAACGTGGGATGAATTACGTAGCTTTTCCCAAAAGTTAACCAAAAAGGATGGCGGGAAAACCAAAATATATGGTTTCTCCACACCAATTGATATCTGGTTCTATGAAGCGCTGGTGTTTGAGAGCGGAGGACAAATCTTAAGTGAAGATGGCAAGAGCTTAGTCATTAACACAGAGGCAGGTAAAGCGCCATTAGAATTCTGGATGAGTATGTTAAAAGAAGGCATTATGAAAGCTCCTCCAGGTGAAAAGTACAATGCATGGGATGTTGTCGCGCAGGACTTCTTAAATCAGCAGGTCGGGATGATCTTTACGACTACTGGTGAGTTGAAGGGTATGCGGGAAAAAGCCAAGTTTGATGTAGGAACGGCCTTCTTACCAGCTAATAAGGATTTCGGAGTACCAACAGGTGGAGCCAACCTGGTCATCCTACAAAAATCCTCTGATGCAGAAAAGAAGGCGGCATGGGAGTTCGTGAAGTGGATAACCGATACCCCACAAACCAGTGTATGGTCAGCTGAAACAGGATATATGCCAGTCACATCAGACGCAATCCAGTCAGCTGAAATGAAAAAAGTGTATGAACAGGATCCGAATTTCCAAGTAGCAGTAAAGCAGTTAGAATATGGCAAACCACGTCCAATGGTACCAGGTTATAAGGAATTACAGGAAGTGATCATGACAGAGATTCAGCGCATCATTTTAGGTCAGGCTACCATTGACGAAGCACTGTTAAAAGCTGTGGAAAAAGGCCAAAAATTGTTGAAGAAATAG